From Miscanthus floridulus cultivar M001 chromosome 15, ASM1932011v1, whole genome shotgun sequence, the proteins below share one genomic window:
- the LOC136506914 gene encoding uncharacterized protein → MGGLASAVHWWEESQMRVLVLSSLVIQFLLLIFTYLRVRAIPGWFRFLMWLAYLGGDAIAIYALATLFNRHRYQECGSKSTLEVVWAPILLIHLGGHDGMTAYNIEDNELWSRHLLTAVSQVTVAIYIFCKSWPWSGGDKRLLQAAIVLFVPGVLKCFAKPLALKRASFKSLVSSPSAQSTTEEMKRLEEYVLQRQGRAGIMVSAQEQKEVGGDALHEFYSLCFDGYVASKRGKKSFSFYVGEKEKRPGMVAQYNLMGYFAHEKNNRNKVWIASKCGCKDFLDQHWCMKPCFSSDRLTELVLEYLKAGWKEEIIHDPVSYRKFNDNRGQRALEGYEDELGWSIKGPFDESVLLWHIATDICFLSSPYSEHIKVCASAEVPSTRDILIEFLRFFISPLIPARTKKYQCSQGLECKAVQCMQMSNYMMYLLFVNPEMLLPGTRSNLFTTAYNELKDILGDNNLNPQRSCCGCCQQVLDKGLMETLRERDRSNDRENFIDKAWDLAQVLLNMSDDKMWKVIQGVWVEMLCFSASRCRGYLHAKALGSGGEFLSYVWLLMFYMGMETFSERLQREELPSREANNSGAPRTSNATISSTSMASVSIGLDHHLNKSYCM, encoded by the exons atGGGTGGTCTCGCGAGTGCTGTGCACTGGTGGGAGGAGTCGCAGATGCGAGTCCTCGTCCTCAGTAGCCTTGTCATCCAATTCCTTCTTTTAATCTTTACCTATCTGCGTGTCCGGGCCATTCCAGGGTGGTTCAGGTTCTTAATGTGGTTGGCATACCTTGGCGGCGATGCCATCGCGATATATGCTCTTGCCACGCTCTTCAACCGCCACAGGTATCAAGAGTGTGGAAGCAAGAGCACGCTGGAGGTGGTCTGGGCTCCCATCCTCCTCATTCATCTCGGCGGACATGACGGCATGACCGCCTACAACATCGAGGACAACGAGCTGTGGAGCCGGCACTTGCTCACTGCGGTGTCTCAGGTCACGGTGGCCATCTACATCTTCTGCAAATCCTGGCCGTGGTCAGGCGGTGACAAGAGGCTGCTGCAGGCAGCAATCGTTTTGTTCGTCCCTGGGGTCCTCAAATGCTTCGCCAAGCCATTGGCTCTCAAGAGGGCCAGCTTTAAAAGCCTCGTCAGCTCCCCTTCTGCTCAGAGCACAACAGAAGAGATGAAACGCCTCGAGGAGTACGTGTTGCAAAGACAAGGACGAGCGGGAATAATGGTCTCTGCCCAAGAACAAAAGGAGGTTGGAGGGGATGCGCTGCATG AGTTCTATTCCCTTTGTTTTGATGGTTACGTTGCGTCCAAAAGAGGGAAAAAAAGCTTCTCTTTTTACGTCGGGGAGAAGGAAAAGAGGCCAGGGATGGTCGCTCAGTATAACCTCATGGGATACTTTGCCCACGAGAAAAACAACAGAAACAAGGTTTGGATTGCGAGCAAGTGTGGATGCAAGGACTTCCTCGACCAACACTGGTGCATGAAGCCCTGCTTCTCGTCCGACAGGCTCACAGAGTTAGTTCTTGAATACCTCAAAGCTGGATGGAAGGAGGAGATAATACATGACCCTGTTAGCTACCGCAAGTTCAACGACAACAGGGGCCAGCGGGCACTTGAGGGCTATGAAGACGAGCTGGGCTGGAGCATCAAGGGGCCATTCGATGAGAGTGTCCTCCTCTGGCACATCGCCACGGATATCTGCTTCCTGTCCAGCCCATATTCAGAGCATATAAAAGTATGTGCCTCTGCTGAAGTCCCATCAACACGGGACATTCTGATTGAGTTTCTGAGATTTTTTATATCCCCACTTATTCCAGCCAGGACTAAAAAATATCAATGTAGCCAAGGATTGGAATGTAAAGCTGTCCAGTGCATGCAGATGTCCAACTACATGATGTACTTATTGTTTGTGAATCCTGAGATGCTATTGCCTGGGACTAGGAGCAATCTCTTCACTACAGCCTACAATGAGCTCAAGGATATCCTCGGGGACAACAATCTGAATCCACAGCGcagctgctgcggctgctgccaGCAGGTGCTAGACAAAGGGCTTATGGAGACGTTGCGGGAGCGGGACAGGTCAAACGACAGAGAAAACTTCATCGACAAAGCCTGGGATCTTGCCCAAGTGTTACTGAATATGAGTGATGACAAGATGTGGAAGGTGATCCAGGGAGTCTGGGTGGAGATGCTATGCTTCTCCGCCAGCAGATGCAGAGGTTACCTGCACGCCAAGGCTCTCGGCTCAGGCGGAGAGTTCCTCTCCTACGTCTGGCTCCTCATGTTCTACATGGGGATGGAGACCTTCTCGGAGAGGCTGCAGAGGGAAGAGCTTCCAAGCCGGGAAGCAAACAATAGCGGTGCTCCACGGACTTCTAATGCCACGATTTCGTCCACTTCCATG GCTTCTGTCTCTATTGGTCTTGATCATCATCTAAATAAAAGCTACTGTATGTAA